Proteins encoded within one genomic window of Amycolatopsis sp. 2-15:
- a CDS encoding glycoside hydrolase family 15 protein, translating into MTAGFGSLESGYRTGWNSYVGSLKPAPVSVAGDQQRRRAYHVAAMALHAAEDKTFRGASVAGLATPWGDVVNGGSLGDGYHRVWGRDLYQQATGLLAAGDTAQPKRMAQFLWGSQWIGSPTAGDGTTYPAGAFPRYSPVSGVAGASAQQLGYCEQLDQDADAIVLAWLTGLTDAATYAKVKVTAEHLRTSGPATTERWEEQYGRSPSSIAAEIAGLVTADAIARANGDTASATTWESTADSWLASLDS; encoded by the coding sequence TTGACCGCGGGGTTCGGCTCGCTGGAGTCCGGCTACCGCACGGGCTGGAACTCCTACGTCGGCAGCCTCAAGCCCGCGCCCGTCAGCGTCGCGGGGGACCAGCAGCGGCGGCGTGCGTATCACGTCGCCGCGATGGCGTTGCACGCGGCCGAGGACAAGACGTTCCGCGGGGCCAGCGTGGCCGGGCTGGCGACGCCGTGGGGCGACGTCGTGAACGGCGGCAGCCTCGGCGACGGTTACCACCGCGTGTGGGGCCGCGACCTCTATCAACAGGCCACCGGTCTCTTGGCCGCCGGCGACACTGCGCAGCCGAAGCGCATGGCGCAGTTCCTGTGGGGCTCGCAGTGGATCGGCTCGCCGACCGCCGGCGACGGCACGACGTATCCGGCCGGTGCGTTCCCGCGCTACAGCCCCGTGAGCGGCGTCGCCGGCGCCAGTGCGCAGCAGCTCGGATACTGCGAGCAGCTCGACCAGGACGCCGACGCGATCGTGCTCGCGTGGCTGACCGGTCTCACCGACGCCGCCACGTATGCGAAGGTCAAGGTCACCGCCGAGCACCTGCGCACGAGCGGTCCCGCCACGACCGAACGCTGGGAAGAACAGTACGGCCGGTCGCCCTCGTCGATCGCCGCGGAGATCGCGGGGCTGGTGACGGCGGACGCGATCGCCCGGGCCAACGGCGACACCGCGAGCGCCACCACCTGGGAGTCCACAGCGGACTCCTGGCTAGCTTCGCTCGACTCGTAA
- a CDS encoding SPFH domain-containing protein, with product MVDIKCRFGFRHLRGVPTAHIRHLRGGKLVHDGTGLSFWYRPLAAALSEIPVDDRELPLLFHARTADFQDVTVQLALTFRVVDPALAAQRIDFSVDPDTGRWRGDPLAQISGLLTENAQQYALDVLTRTPLAEALVDGVGAVRDRIRAGLAEEDTRLAQTGSAVLDVRVVAIRAEPEVEKALQTTAREKVQQEADRATYERRALAVERERAIGENELQNKIELARREEQLLAQRGANARRQAEEAAAADHIETEARASRETRLAQVNAEATRTLGEAEAAGEAARLAAYRDLPEPVLRALAVKELAANLPKIDSLVLTPDLIAPLLARLGIGS from the coding sequence ATGGTGGACATCAAGTGCCGGTTCGGGTTCCGGCACCTGCGGGGTGTGCCGACCGCGCACATCCGGCACCTGCGCGGCGGCAAGCTCGTGCACGACGGCACCGGGCTGTCGTTCTGGTATCGGCCGCTGGCCGCGGCCCTGTCGGAGATCCCGGTGGACGACCGCGAGCTGCCGCTGCTCTTCCACGCGCGCACGGCCGACTTCCAGGACGTGACGGTGCAGCTCGCCCTCACCTTCCGCGTGGTCGACCCGGCGCTCGCCGCGCAGCGCATCGACTTCTCCGTCGACCCGGACACGGGCCGTTGGCGCGGCGACCCGCTCGCCCAGATCAGCGGGCTGCTCACCGAGAACGCGCAGCAGTACGCCCTCGACGTGCTCACCCGCACGCCGCTGGCAGAGGCCCTCGTCGACGGCGTCGGCGCCGTGCGCGACCGCATCCGCGCGGGGCTGGCCGAGGAGGACACGCGGCTCGCTCAGACGGGCTCGGCCGTGCTCGACGTGCGTGTCGTCGCGATCCGCGCCGAGCCGGAGGTCGAGAAGGCGCTGCAGACGACCGCGCGCGAGAAGGTGCAGCAGGAAGCCGACCGCGCGACGTACGAGCGGCGCGCACTGGCCGTCGAACGCGAGCGCGCGATCGGCGAGAACGAGCTGCAGAACAAGATCGAGCTCGCCCGGCGCGAGGAGCAGCTGCTCGCCCAGCGCGGCGCCAACGCCCGCCGCCAGGCCGAAGAAGCCGCGGCGGCCGACCACATCGAGACCGAGGCACGCGCGAGCCGGGAGACGCGGCTGGCGCAGGTGAACGCCGAGGCCACGCGCACGCTCGGCGAAGCGGAAGCGGCGGGCGAGGCCGCCCGGCTGGCCGCGTACCGCGACTTGCCGGAGCCGGTGCTGCGGGCGTTGGCCGTGAAGGAGCTGGCCGCGAACCTGCCGAAGATCGACAGCCTCGTGCTCACGCCGGACCTGATCGCGCCGCTGCTGGCCCGGCTGGGGATCGGGTCGTGA
- a CDS encoding glycoside hydrolase family 38 C-terminal domain-containing protein, whose amino-acid sequence MAGAPEVRLVPHTHWDREWYEPFQRFRLRLVGLIDEVLDRAEADPRFRFTLDGQMAAVDDYLEVRGENRDRVAALVMSGQLAVGPWQILLDEFLVSGENIVRNLELGWARATELGGAMRVGYLPDEFGHCAQMPQILAGAGFEHACVWRGVPSGVDGHAFRWTAPDGSSVRVEYLANGYGNAAYVFSDPGFFAFRMGELGHRLRPEFGADPVLAMYGTDHSAPVGSLVKLVAGLDPASVDVRISTLAEYIGARDAADPALPVVRGELRSHAAANILPGVLSVRPQLKQAMARAERLVERYAEPFAALFSAEWPQRFLDLAWWRLVDASGHDSVTGCGVDETATQVFARISEAAHLGQAVRDRVAGRLARSVARDSLLLLNPTPAARRDLVTLDVEASWDKVSLELPDGTRLPAQVEARSGQLLHEEAAAGADLPLFLPRIHGRELFGSEITGWQCDSSERLLEFSVARHGGEEQFDVEAVRAAVTGATGVWTIRIRQAERRTVTALVDVPALGWTTARVVPGSLEVTAPVLAGPSLSNGLVTVSVLDDGTLRIASADGTVLDGVGRIVDGGDRGDSYNYAPPGTDTLVTEPDSVRVTPGVDGPLRTSFTVERTYSWPAAMDWAGDRRGASTSRGTVTMAVELRTGEPFVRLELTIDNASRDHRVRFHVPLARAARTSHAEGQFAVVERGRTAEGGFSEYPSPRSPPTASPTPAAPGCC is encoded by the coding sequence ATGGCCGGTGCGCCCGAGGTCCGCCTCGTCCCGCACACGCACTGGGACCGTGAGTGGTACGAGCCGTTCCAGCGGTTCCGCCTGCGCCTGGTCGGCCTGATCGACGAGGTGCTCGACCGCGCCGAGGCCGACCCGCGGTTCCGGTTCACGCTCGACGGGCAGATGGCCGCGGTCGACGACTACCTCGAAGTGCGGGGCGAGAACCGCGACCGGGTGGCCGCGCTCGTCATGTCCGGGCAGCTCGCGGTGGGGCCGTGGCAGATCCTGCTCGACGAGTTCCTGGTCTCGGGCGAGAACATCGTGCGCAATCTGGAGCTCGGCTGGGCGCGCGCCACCGAGCTCGGCGGCGCGATGCGCGTGGGCTACCTGCCCGACGAGTTCGGCCACTGCGCGCAGATGCCGCAGATCCTGGCCGGCGCCGGGTTCGAGCACGCGTGCGTGTGGCGCGGGGTGCCGTCCGGAGTGGACGGTCACGCGTTCCGCTGGACGGCGCCGGACGGCAGCTCGGTACGGGTGGAGTACCTGGCCAACGGCTACGGCAACGCGGCCTACGTGTTCTCCGACCCCGGCTTCTTCGCCTTCCGCATGGGCGAGCTCGGCCATCGGCTGCGACCGGAGTTCGGCGCCGACCCGGTGCTCGCGATGTACGGCACCGACCACTCCGCGCCCGTCGGCTCGCTGGTGAAGCTCGTCGCGGGGCTCGACCCGGCGTCGGTCGACGTGCGGATCAGCACGCTGGCCGAGTACATCGGCGCGCGTGACGCCGCGGACCCGGCGCTGCCCGTGGTGCGGGGTGAGCTGCGCAGCCACGCGGCGGCCAACATCCTGCCGGGCGTCCTTTCGGTGCGCCCGCAGCTCAAGCAGGCGATGGCTCGGGCGGAGCGGCTCGTGGAGCGTTACGCCGAGCCGTTCGCTGCGCTGTTCTCGGCCGAGTGGCCGCAGCGGTTCCTGGACCTGGCGTGGTGGCGGCTGGTCGACGCGTCGGGGCACGACTCCGTGACCGGCTGCGGCGTCGACGAGACGGCGACGCAGGTGTTCGCGCGGATCAGCGAGGCGGCCCATCTCGGGCAGGCGGTGCGCGACCGCGTGGCCGGCCGGCTCGCGCGGTCCGTGGCGCGGGATTCGCTGCTGCTGCTCAACCCGACGCCCGCGGCTCGCCGCGACCTGGTGACGCTGGACGTCGAAGCGTCGTGGGACAAGGTCTCCCTGGAGCTGCCCGACGGCACGCGCCTGCCCGCGCAGGTGGAGGCGCGCAGCGGACAGTTGCTGCACGAGGAAGCGGCCGCGGGCGCCGACCTGCCGCTCTTCCTGCCGCGCATCCACGGGCGGGAGCTGTTCGGCAGTGAGATCACGGGCTGGCAGTGCGACTCCTCCGAACGCTTGCTGGAGTTCTCCGTCGCTCGGCACGGCGGCGAGGAACAGTTCGACGTCGAGGCCGTGCGCGCGGCGGTGACCGGCGCGACGGGTGTGTGGACGATCCGCATCCGCCAGGCCGAGCGGCGGACGGTCACCGCGTTGGTCGATGTCCCGGCCCTCGGGTGGACGACCGCTCGCGTGGTGCCGGGCTCTCTCGAGGTCACCGCGCCCGTCCTGGCCGGCCCGTCGCTGAGCAACGGGCTCGTGACCGTCTCGGTGCTCGACGACGGCACACTTCGGATCGCTTCGGCCGACGGCACCGTCCTCGACGGCGTCGGCCGCATCGTCGACGGCGGTGACCGCGGCGACTCCTACAATTACGCCCCGCCCGGCACGGACACCCTGGTCACCGAGCCGGACTCGGTGCGAGTGACGCCGGGCGTGGACGGTCCGCTGCGCACGAGTTTCACGGTCGAACGGACCTACTCGTGGCCGGCGGCGATGGACTGGGCGGGCGATCGCCGAGGTGCGTCGACTTCGCGCGGCACGGTGACCATGGCCGTCGAACTCCGCACGGGCGAACCGTTCGTCCGCCTCGAACTCACGATCGACAACGCCTCACGCGACCACCGTGTGCGATTCCACGTCCCGCTCGCCCGCGCCGCGCGGACCTCACATGCCGAGGGCCAGTTCGCGGTCGTCGAACGCGGCCGCACCGCCGAGGGCGGCTTCAGCGAGTACCCCTCCCCACGTTCCCCGCCCACGGCTTCGCCGACGCCGGCGGCGCCGGGCTGCTGCTGA
- a CDS encoding single-stranded DNA-binding protein, giving the protein MAGDTVVTIVGNLTSDPELRFTPSGAAVANFTVASTPRTFDRTSGEWKDGEALFLRCALWRQPAENAAESLTRGARVIVQGRLTQRSYDTKEGERRTVVELQVEEIGPSLRYATAKVNRANRSGPPAGDSPGSSASSDSPWSPAASAMPVAAGAGDPPF; this is encoded by the coding sequence ATGGCCGGAGACACGGTCGTCACCATCGTCGGCAACCTCACGTCCGACCCGGAGCTGCGCTTCACCCCGTCCGGCGCCGCAGTCGCCAACTTCACCGTCGCGTCCACCCCGCGCACCTTCGACCGCACCTCCGGCGAATGGAAAGACGGCGAAGCCCTCTTCTTACGCTGCGCGCTCTGGCGCCAGCCCGCGGAAAACGCCGCGGAATCCCTCACCCGGGGCGCGCGCGTCATCGTCCAGGGCCGCCTCACCCAACGCTCCTACGACACCAAGGAAGGCGAACGCCGCACCGTCGTGGAACTCCAGGTCGAAGAGATCGGCCCCTCCCTGCGCTACGCCACGGCGAAAGTCAACCGCGCCAACCGTTCCGGGCCGCCTGCCGGAGATTCCCCAGGGAGTTCGGCCAGTTCCGACAGCCCGTGGTCCCCTGCCGCCTCCGCGATGCCGGTCGCAGCGGGCGCGGGCGATCCGCCGTTCTGA
- a CDS encoding NUDIX hydrolase, translating to MEEFPPSAVTVDLVVLTITGEQLCVLLVRRGIEPFRGAWALPGGFVLADEDLDTAARRELAEETGLAPGTVHIEQLAGYGDPGRDPRLRVVTIAYLALAPDLPVPQAGTDAAEARWTPVATLDPATLAFDHAKIFTDGLERARAKLEYTPLAAAFCPPEFTVAELRRVYELVWDARLDPRNFHRKVTGAEGLLEPVGTTTTRDGGRPARLYRRGPAELLSPPMLRTRG from the coding sequence ATGGAGGAGTTCCCGCCCAGCGCGGTCACCGTGGACCTCGTCGTGCTCACGATCACCGGGGAGCAGCTGTGCGTGCTGCTGGTGCGGCGGGGGATCGAGCCTTTCCGCGGCGCCTGGGCGCTGCCCGGCGGCTTCGTCCTCGCCGACGAGGACCTCGACACGGCCGCGCGGCGCGAGCTGGCGGAGGAGACGGGCCTGGCGCCGGGCACCGTCCACATCGAACAGCTCGCGGGCTACGGCGACCCGGGCCGCGACCCGCGGCTGCGCGTGGTGACCATCGCCTACCTCGCGCTCGCGCCCGACCTCCCGGTGCCGCAAGCCGGCACGGACGCGGCCGAGGCGCGCTGGACCCCGGTCGCGACCCTCGACCCGGCGACGCTCGCCTTCGACCACGCGAAGATCTTCACCGACGGCCTCGAACGCGCCCGCGCGAAACTCGAGTACACCCCCCTCGCCGCGGCGTTCTGCCCGCCGGAGTTCACGGTCGCGGAGCTGCGCCGCGTGTACGAGCTGGTGTGGGACGCGCGCCTGGACCCGCGCAACTTCCACCGCAAGGTCACGGGCGCCGAGGGACTCCTGGAGCCCGTCGGCACCACCACGACCCGCGACGGCGGCCGGCCCGCCCGGCTGTACCGGAGGGGGCCGGCGGAACTGTTGTCGCCGCCGATGTTGCGGACGCGGGGGTGA
- a CDS encoding glycoside hydrolase family 2 TIM barrel-domain containing protein has protein sequence MSSSYVEDPAPGHGSLPPRAAFSSDARSMSLAGTWRFNLSPSPEAAPEGIARDAFDDSTWGTLTVPGHWQLQGHGKPAYTNVHYPFPVQPPLVPSDNPTGDHRLTFDLPAGWPDEPAVLRFDGVDSCAKVWLNGEELGVTRGSRLPSEFAVGHLLRPRANVLAVRVHQWSSGSYLEDQDMWWLSGIFREVTLLSRPVGGVEDYRLHADYDHVSGLGTLSLTAAEGVLLSVPELGVEDLPAGRPVELAVEPWSAESPRLYHGEVHTAAERVPVRIGFRTVVIEDGLLKVNGRRVLFRGVNRHEHHPRFGRALPREFALADVLLMKRHNVNAVRTSHYPPDPYFLQLCDTHGLWVIDECDLETHGFGDLGWAGNPSDDPRWGEAYLDRMRRTVERDKNHPSIVLWSLGNEAHTGRNLAATAAWTRERDPSRPVHYEGDFECEYVDVYSRMYADHAEVDRIGRRDDPNERRRSLPFLLCEFAHAMGNGPGGLLEYRELFERYPHAQGGFVWEWLDHGLARRDAAGREYFAYGGDFGEQIHDGNFVIDGLVHPDRTPSPALAEFAKVFEPVRIGASAEGVRISNHYDVVGSSHLVFRWTFEDDGVEVAAGELAVPEVHSGQSRDVPLPRLPGASGEGVLTVRAVLAADTGWASPGHVVAWGQLPVTPAADPVPAAVGAPLLRERGLLRLGPGAFDAATGRLVALGGHRVEGPRLDLWRAPTDNDRGSDDPEATQWRAAGLHRLQHRVAEVDGQASALVVRTRVAPPGLGFGMLTEYHWTADGDRLRLRVDLEPAGEWPCTLPRLGLRMAVPGGFGGVEWFGAGPGEAYADSRQAARTGRFSSTVDALQTPYVYPQENGNRADARWLRLTSAGGAGIRIEGEPVFDFTARRWTSEDLDAARHTVDLVPGELVHLNLDLAQHGLGTASCGPGVLPRYRLHAQKASLTLTFSPITLEGAARWPVRPRSASSRTRTGTVSGTSRSSGSACAWSA, from the coding sequence ATGTCGTCGTCGTACGTCGAAGACCCCGCCCCCGGCCACGGCTCTTTGCCGCCCCGCGCCGCGTTCTCCTCCGACGCGCGGTCGATGAGCCTGGCCGGGACGTGGCGGTTCAACCTGTCGCCCTCTCCGGAGGCCGCGCCTGAGGGGATCGCGCGCGACGCCTTCGACGACAGCACCTGGGGTACGCTCACCGTGCCCGGCCACTGGCAGCTGCAGGGCCACGGGAAACCGGCCTACACCAACGTGCACTACCCGTTCCCGGTGCAGCCGCCGCTGGTGCCGTCGGACAACCCGACGGGTGATCACCGGCTCACGTTCGACTTGCCGGCCGGCTGGCCGGACGAGCCGGCGGTGCTGCGCTTCGACGGCGTCGACTCTTGCGCGAAGGTGTGGCTCAACGGCGAGGAGCTGGGTGTCACGCGCGGCAGCCGGCTGCCGTCGGAGTTCGCGGTGGGCCACCTGCTGCGTCCCCGCGCAAACGTGCTGGCCGTACGGGTGCACCAGTGGTCTTCGGGCAGCTACCTCGAGGACCAGGACATGTGGTGGCTCTCGGGCATCTTCCGCGAGGTCACCCTGCTCTCGCGCCCGGTGGGCGGGGTTGAGGACTACCGGCTGCACGCGGATTACGACCATGTCAGCGGGCTCGGCACGCTCTCGCTCACCGCGGCCGAGGGCGTGCTGCTGAGCGTGCCCGAGCTCGGCGTCGAGGACCTGCCGGCCGGCCGGCCGGTGGAGCTCGCCGTGGAGCCGTGGAGCGCCGAGTCGCCACGGCTCTACCACGGCGAGGTGCACACCGCCGCCGAACGCGTGCCGGTGCGGATCGGGTTCCGGACCGTCGTGATCGAGGACGGCCTGCTGAAGGTGAACGGCCGGCGGGTGCTCTTCCGCGGCGTCAACCGGCACGAGCACCACCCGCGGTTCGGCCGCGCCCTGCCCCGCGAGTTCGCGCTGGCCGACGTGCTGCTCATGAAGCGCCACAACGTGAACGCGGTGCGCACCAGCCACTACCCGCCGGACCCGTACTTCCTCCAGCTGTGCGACACCCACGGCCTCTGGGTGATCGACGAGTGCGACCTCGAGACCCACGGCTTCGGCGACCTGGGCTGGGCGGGCAACCCGAGTGACGACCCGAGGTGGGGAGAGGCCTACCTCGACCGCATGCGCCGCACCGTCGAACGCGACAAGAACCACCCGTCGATCGTGCTGTGGTCACTCGGCAACGAGGCCCACACCGGCCGGAACCTCGCCGCGACGGCCGCGTGGACACGAGAGCGCGACCCGTCGCGTCCGGTGCACTACGAAGGCGACTTCGAGTGCGAGTACGTGGACGTGTACAGCCGCATGTACGCCGACCACGCGGAAGTCGACCGGATCGGCCGCCGCGACGACCCGAACGAACGCCGCCGGTCGCTGCCGTTCCTGCTGTGCGAGTTCGCGCACGCGATGGGCAACGGGCCGGGCGGGCTGCTGGAGTACCGCGAGCTGTTCGAGCGGTACCCGCACGCCCAAGGCGGGTTCGTGTGGGAGTGGCTCGACCACGGGCTCGCCCGGCGCGACGCCGCCGGCCGCGAGTATTTCGCCTACGGCGGCGACTTCGGCGAGCAGATCCACGACGGCAACTTCGTGATCGACGGCCTCGTGCACCCCGACCGCACGCCCTCGCCGGCGCTGGCCGAGTTCGCGAAGGTCTTCGAGCCGGTGCGGATCGGCGCGAGCGCGGAGGGGGTGCGGATCTCGAACCACTACGACGTGGTCGGCTCCTCCCACCTGGTGTTCCGCTGGACCTTCGAGGACGACGGCGTCGAGGTCGCGGCCGGCGAACTGGCCGTGCCCGAGGTCCACTCCGGACAGAGCCGCGACGTGCCGCTCCCCCGGCTGCCCGGCGCCTCGGGGGAAGGCGTGCTGACCGTGCGAGCGGTGCTGGCGGCCGACACCGGCTGGGCGTCCCCAGGCCACGTCGTGGCGTGGGGGCAGCTGCCGGTCACGCCCGCGGCCGACCCCGTGCCCGCGGCGGTGGGTGCGCCGCTGCTGCGCGAACGTGGGCTCCTGCGCCTCGGGCCCGGCGCGTTCGACGCCGCCACCGGCCGGCTCGTCGCGCTCGGGGGCCACCGCGTCGAGGGGCCGCGGCTGGACCTGTGGCGCGCGCCGACCGACAACGACCGGGGCTCCGACGACCCCGAAGCCACGCAGTGGCGCGCCGCGGGCCTGCACCGGCTCCAGCACCGCGTGGCCGAAGTGGACGGACAAGCGTCGGCTCTCGTCGTGCGGACGCGGGTCGCGCCGCCCGGGCTCGGGTTCGGCATGCTCACCGAGTACCACTGGACCGCCGACGGCGACCGGTTGCGCCTGCGAGTCGACCTGGAGCCCGCCGGCGAGTGGCCCTGCACGCTGCCCCGCCTCGGCCTGCGGATGGCGGTGCCCGGCGGGTTCGGCGGCGTCGAGTGGTTCGGCGCCGGCCCGGGTGAGGCCTACGCCGATAGCCGCCAGGCGGCGCGGACCGGCCGGTTCTCCTCCACTGTGGACGCTCTGCAGACGCCGTACGTGTACCCGCAGGAGAACGGCAACCGCGCCGACGCGCGCTGGCTGCGCCTGACGTCGGCGGGTGGGGCCGGGATCCGGATCGAGGGCGAGCCGGTGTTCGACTTCACCGCGCGGCGCTGGACTTCGGAGGATCTCGACGCCGCTCGCCACACCGTCGACCTGGTGCCGGGTGAGCTCGTGCACCTCAACCTCGATCTGGCCCAGCACGGGCTCGGCACCGCCTCCTGCGGGCCCGGCGTGCTGCCGCGCTACCGCCTGCACGCCCAGAAGGCGAGCCTCACGCTCACGTTCTCCCCGATCACGCTCGAAGGAGCCGCCCGATGGCCGGTGCGCCCGAGGTCCGCCTCGTCCCGCACACGCACTGGGACCGTGAGTGGTACGAGCCGTTCCAGCGGTTCCGCCTGCGCCTGGTCGGCCTGA
- a CDS encoding glycosyl hydrolase-related protein, producing the protein MQLAVLPHAGDWRAGALLSAAELYRHPLHATLGTGPLDAPPASHFGLSVDGAALSSVRRREGALEVRLVAQSPEAATAVVRGSFTSARRVDLLGRPGETVPVTDGELRLTLRPWEIATLRLA; encoded by the coding sequence GTGCAGCTCGCCGTCCTTCCGCACGCCGGTGACTGGCGCGCCGGGGCCCTGCTCTCCGCGGCCGAGCTCTACCGCCATCCGCTGCACGCCACCCTCGGCACCGGGCCGCTCGACGCGCCGCCGGCCTCGCACTTCGGCCTGTCCGTCGACGGCGCGGCACTCTCCAGCGTGCGGCGCCGTGAGGGTGCACTGGAGGTGCGGCTGGTCGCGCAATCTCCCGAGGCGGCCACGGCCGTAGTGCGTGGTTCGTTCACCTCGGCCCGGCGAGTGGACCTGCTCGGTCGCCCCGGTGAAACCGTGCCCGTGACCGACGGCGAGCTGCGGCTCACCTTGCGCCCCTGGGAAATCGCGACGCTCCGCCTCGCGTGA
- a CDS encoding ArsR/SmtB family transcription factor — MGHGVEGRRRPAGRLDATTAAAVATTLQALATPSRLLILSALREQPLAVSDLVTAVGMEQSAVSHQLRLLRNLGLVVGIRNGRSIVYSLHDNHVAQLLDEAVYHSEHLRLGVADRAGEAG, encoded by the coding sequence ATGGGACACGGGGTCGAAGGACGCCGCCGCCCCGCGGGACGGCTCGACGCGACCACCGCGGCCGCGGTGGCCACCACGCTGCAGGCGCTCGCGACCCCGAGCCGCCTGCTGATCCTCAGCGCGCTGCGCGAACAGCCCCTCGCCGTCAGCGACCTGGTGACCGCGGTCGGGATGGAGCAGTCGGCCGTGTCGCACCAGCTGCGGCTGCTGCGCAACCTCGGGCTGGTCGTCGGCATCCGCAATGGCCGCAGCATCGTGTACAGCCTGCACGATAACCACGTCGCCCAGCTGCTCGACGAGGCCGTCTACCACAGCGAACACCTGCGGCTCGGGGTCGCGGACCGCGCGGGTGAAGCCGGGTAG
- a CDS encoding carbohydrate ABC transporter permease has translation MTSRRGRILTLVALIIGALITLFPYYWLAVMASNTTADIYTTPPKLTFGGHLFANIGEVFSQINFFGSLLNTLIAAVVTTLLVLFFDSLAAFTFAKYDFPGANLLFGILLATFVVPTQLSAIPQFTIMAHLGWVGDLKALIIPAAANAFGIFWMRQYARGAIPDELLEAARIDGAGFFRTYLSVGLPVLRPALAFLGIFTFVNVWNDYLWPLVVLIDSNHVTLQVALAQLQGAYVKDYSVVMAGTLVAIVPLIIVFLLGARHFIRNIAAGALKG, from the coding sequence ATGACGAGCAGGCGCGGGCGGATACTGACGTTGGTGGCGCTGATCATCGGCGCCCTGATCACCCTCTTCCCCTACTACTGGCTCGCCGTGATGGCGTCGAACACCACGGCCGACATCTACACGACCCCGCCGAAGCTGACCTTCGGCGGGCACCTGTTCGCCAACATCGGCGAGGTGTTCTCCCAGATCAACTTCTTCGGCTCTCTGCTCAACACGCTGATCGCCGCTGTGGTCACCACACTGCTGGTGCTGTTCTTCGACTCGCTCGCCGCGTTCACCTTCGCCAAGTACGACTTCCCCGGCGCCAACCTGCTGTTCGGCATCCTGCTGGCGACGTTCGTGGTGCCCACGCAGCTTTCGGCGATCCCGCAGTTCACGATCATGGCGCACCTCGGCTGGGTCGGCGATCTCAAGGCGTTGATCATCCCGGCCGCGGCCAACGCGTTCGGCATCTTCTGGATGCGCCAGTACGCGCGCGGCGCCATCCCGGACGAGCTGCTCGAAGCGGCGCGGATCGACGGCGCCGGGTTCTTCCGTACGTACCTGTCGGTGGGCCTGCCGGTGCTGCGCCCAGCGCTCGCGTTCCTCGGCATCTTCACGTTCGTCAACGTCTGGAACGACTACCTGTGGCCGTTGGTCGTGCTGATCGACTCCAACCACGTCACGCTCCAGGTCGCGCTGGCCCAGCTGCAGGGCGCCTACGTGAAGGACTACAGCGTCGTGATGGCCGGCACGCTCGTCGCGATCGTGCCGCTGATCATCGTCTTCCTCCTCGGTGCCCGTCACTTCATCCGCAACATCGCCGCCGGCGCCCTCAAGGGCTGA
- a CDS encoding MarR family winged helix-turn-helix transcriptional regulator — MSESCDAVDEVIAQWRQERPDLDLSAMDVFGRLAQLTRVVESAVERVFTQHGLRPGEFDVLAALRRTGAPYTLTPSELSAALMTSRAGMTNRLDRLEAAEYVERSLDPADRRSFRITLTPAGRDVIDATLTDHAAGLARLLSSASSPEDAATLSRILKAMLAELG; from the coding sequence GTGAGTGAGTCTTGCGATGCCGTCGACGAGGTCATCGCTCAGTGGCGGCAGGAACGGCCGGACCTCGACCTGTCCGCCATGGACGTGTTCGGCCGGCTCGCCCAGCTGACGCGGGTCGTCGAGTCCGCCGTGGAACGGGTGTTCACCCAACACGGCCTGCGCCCCGGCGAGTTCGACGTGCTCGCCGCGTTGCGCCGCACCGGCGCGCCCTACACGCTCACCCCCTCCGAACTCTCGGCCGCGCTGATGACCTCCCGCGCCGGCATGACCAACCGCCTCGACCGCCTGGAGGCAGCGGAGTACGTCGAGCGCAGCCTCGACCCGGCCGACCGCCGCAGCTTCCGCATCACCCTCACCCCCGCCGGCCGCGACGTCATCGACGCGACCCTCACCGACCACGCGGCCGGTCTTGCGAGACTCCTTTCTTCGGCCAGTAGCCCCGAAGATGCGGCGACGTTGAGTCGCATCCTGAAGGCCATGCTCGCGGAACTCGGCTGA